A single window of Rhizophagus irregularis chromosome 28, complete sequence DNA harbors:
- a CDS encoding uncharacterized protein (SECRETED:cutsite_AEA-WG; SECRETED:prob_0.4569); SECRETED:SignalP(1-23), whose amino-acid sequence MQSKYLLLIFVFIVASAAWGAEAWGFERNTDAGKWKRDADAAGIFKRDAGAPVYKRDADAEIFKRDAGIVVDFKRDADAKHSKRDADAGTYKREADAGIFSKVFKRDADADPTI is encoded by the exons ATGcaatcaaaatatttgttaCTGATTTTTGTCTTTATTGTTGCTTCAGCAG ctTGGGGAGCGGAAGCATGGGGTTTTGAACGTAACACGGATGCAGGGAAATGGAAACGAGATGCAGATGCTGCAGGGATATTTAAACGTGACGCAGGTGCGCCAGTTTATAAACGTGACGCGGATGCGGAAATCTTCAAACGAGATGCGGGTATTGTAGTAGATTTTAAACGTGACGCGGATGCGAAACACTCCAAACGAGATGCGGATGCAGGAACTTATAAACGTGAAGCGGATGCGGGAATCTTTTCGAAAGTTTTTAAACGTGACGCGGATGCAGATCCGACTATATAG